A stretch of DNA from Carboxydothermus pertinax:
GGGGGCTTTTTCAATATTCTTTAAAATAAAAAGCTTTCTTTATTACTCTTAATTTTCTCCAAGTTTTACGAAGGAAAAAAGCCCCTGCAGTAAACTGCAGAAGCTTTTTCCTAAACCGCTAATTTTTTAATTTTCCACAACCACTTCGGACTGATGGGGCTTACTTAAAATACTGAGCCATTTGAAAACGGAATTAATCATTACAATAATAGCCAGAGCTAACATTATTGCTACTAAAACTGCCGGTACCATTTGACCCTGCGGGAGATAAGTTTTAGTAAGGTTTGTAATTCCAGCGTCCATTACCGTCACAAAAAGAAAGGTCATCGGTAAAAAGGTCGTTAGAGCATAAATGCGTTTTTGGCTCTTTTGCAATATCATTGAAGTTCCTATCGACAGGGCTACCACACCAATAGTCTGGTTAGCGACACCAAACACCGGCCAGATAGTTTTAATATCACCACCATAAATCAAATAGCCCCAGGCAAAGGATACAAAGGCGCTTAAAACAACAGCTAAAACGGTTGATTTGCTTTCTTTAATTGGTTCATAAATCATCCCCAACAAATCCTGAGCAATATATCTGGCCACCCGGGTACCAGCATCAATGGTAGTCAGGATGAATAAAGCTTCAAACATGATGGCAAATTGATACCAGTAAGCCATTAAGTGGCGCAGTCCAGGAATGCCGGAGAAAATATTGGCCATGCCGACAGCTAAAGATACAGCTCCCCCGGGACGTCCAGCGACATTTTCCCCAACCAGTTTAGAAAGTTCAGGTAAGTGGACTACTGGCATATTTAAAGTTTGGAAAATTTCCGGTTTGGTGTTGATGGCAAAATAATCACCAGGCATTAAAGTAGTAGCAGCAATTAATGCCATTAAAGCCACAAAAGCTTCCGTTAACATTGCCCCATAGCCAACAATCTTAATATCTCTCTCGTTAGCTATCATTTTGGGAGTGGTCCCAGAACTGATCAAAGCATGGAAACCGGAGATTGCTCCGCAAGCTATGGTGATGGAAATAAACGGCCATACCTTTCCGCCAATGATCGGCCCGCCGCCATGAATAAATTTAGTAAAGGCAGGCATTTGAATTTGGGGATTAACAATTATTATTCCAAGCGCCAAAGCCAAAATAGTACCAATTTTCATATAAGAGCTTAAATAATCCCTGGGAGCTAATAAAAGCCATACCGGTAAAGCTGCTGCCAAAAAGCCATAAATGGGAAGCAAAATTTCCAAAGTTTTATCCGATAAAGTCAAGTATGGAGCTAAGAAAGACTCTTTTACATACGGTCCAAGGAATACCGCTAAAAGAATTAAAATAACTCCAATTAAAGAAGCTTCACCAATTTTTCCAGGACGTATTTTATGCATATAAAGGCCGATAAATATTGCTATGGGTATAGTCATTACAATGGTAAACACACCCCAGGGGTTTTTAAACAAAGCATTAACTACAACCAAGCCTAAGCCGGCCATGGTTAAAATAATAAGGAAAAATACCGCAATACCCGTAGCTACTCCTGCCACAGGGCCTACTTCTTTTTTGGCAATTTCCGACAAACTTTTGCCACCGTGGCGAATGGAAGCAAATAACACTACCATGTCGTGGACGGCTCCAGCTAGAACCGATCCAATTAAAATCCACAGCGTTCCTGGAAGATAACCAAACTGAGCAGCCAAGACCGGGCCAACCAGCGGACCTGCCCCGGCAATCGCCGCAAAGTGGTGACCAAAGGCAACCCATTTGTTCATTGGAACGTAATCTTTACCGTCATTGTACTTTTCTGCAGGAGTTTTCCGCATTTCATCTAAAGTTAAAACTTTAGCCGCTAAAAAACTCCCGTAAAAACGGTACGCTAAAACTAAAATAAGGGCTGCCACAATGATAAGTTCTAAAGCACTCACAAAGCTCACCCCTTTAAATAAAAATTATGATTCCTGGTACTACTTTACCGGGCAGCCCTTGTTTAGCAAATGATTTTGTAACATAATGTTGAAATATTGTAACATTTGTTGGATATTTTGCAATATATGTCTTACAGGTTTAAACCAATCTTTTCTTTAAAGCTTTTTAGAAAAGTCCTACCCACCGGCACTTCACTGGCTCCTTCATCCCCCATCCGTAAAATAATCCCGCCTCCAAATACCGGAATGATTTCTTTAATTTGTTCAAAATTTACCAAAAAGCTTTTGTGCACTTTTATAAAATTTTTTTCTCCAAGTATTTCTTCTAATTCTGAGAGGGAATGCCTACAGAAAATCCAAGTACTTTTTAGCCTTATTTTTGCATAACGCCCTTGAGCTTCTACAAAATATATCTCCTCTCTTTTAAGGGGCAAAATTTTATCGGCAGTTTGGATAAACACCTTTTGCGAAGGGGCAATTGCTTGTAGACTATTCCACATTTTCTGGCTGTATTTTTCTTTATTTCTTAACTTTTCTTCGATTTTTTCTAAAGTCAACTTTACCCGTTCTGCAGAAAACGGTTTTAATAGGTAATCTAAAGCATTTAACTCAAAAGCTTTTACTGCATATTGATCATAAGCAGTAGCAAAGACAATTAACGGCGGGTCTTTCTCCTTTAAAAGCTCTAACGCTATATCTAAACCGTTTAACCCATACATTTCAATATCCAAAAAAACCACATCCGGTTGACGATATTTTAAAACCTCAAAAAGCTCTTCACCCGAATCCGCTTCCCCAATAACTTCAACTCTTTCAGTTTCCTCTAATAAGTACTTTAGTTCCTGCCGGGCTAAAGGCTCATCATCCACTACAACCGCTGTAATCATCTTAAAGCCTCCTTACTTAAAAGCGGAATTATTAATCTTGAAATCGTTCCCCCATCTTCTTTGGAAGATAAATAAAATTGACCTTCCTCCCGAAAAAGATTCCTTAGTCGTTCTTTAAGATTAGAAAGCCCAACTCCAATTTTTGCATCTTCACTAAGCCCGATGCCATTATCTACTACCTCAATAACCGCTTTTTTATCCTGAAGTTTAGCATTTATTTGAATTAATCCACCCTTTTTCGGTAAAATCCCATGTTTCACAGCATTTTCTACTAAAGTTTCCACGGCAAAAGGAGGTACCAAAACTTCTTTTACTTTATCATCAATATTTAAATCCACCAATAGCTTATTGGAAAACCGAGCTTTTTCAAAGGTAAGATACAATTCTACATTTTTTAGCTCCTCAGCTAAGGGTATTAAAGGTTCCCATTCCCTTAAATTCCGCCGGAAATATTCACTAAGCTTTATTATTAATTCGCGGGCTTGATCGGGATTTATCCGGCAAAGAGCTACAATCGTATTTAGAGAATTAAATAAAAAATGGGGATTTATTTGGGCCTGCAGGGCCTTTAATTCAGCCCTTGCTAATAGCTTCGCCTGACTTTCCAGCATCGATAATTCCAGTTGAGTGGAAATTAAACGCGATAATCCTTCAATAAATATAATGGTAAATTCGCCAATTTTATCCGGCTTGTTGTAATAAAGTTTTAATGCCCCCACTACTTCATTTTTTATAAACAAAGGAGCAATTACCGCTGAAGCTAATTTACAACCGGAGTTACTGCAGCCTATAGCTTCCTTATTTAAGACCACCGTTAGCACCCCGTTATTTAATGCTTTGGCGGTAGCAGTGGTTTTAATTGATGTACCACTTAAATGGTGATCTTCCCCACTACCCACATGGGCTAAAATTATGCTCTTATCGGTAAGCGCCACAGCATCAGCATCGGTTTTATTTAAAATAATCCTGGCAACCTCAGCAGCAGTTTTCATATTTAAACCTTCCCTTAAAATTGGTAAGGTTAAATTTGCAATATTTAAAGCTTTTTCCGCATAAACGGCTCCAATATGCTCTTTTTCTTTTACTGTACTTTCTAAAATCAAAAGAAAAACCCCAATCCCTATACCATTAACCAAAATCATGGGTAAGCCAATTATTTTTACTAAACTAAAAGCATCATCAAAGGGCCGTGCTAGAAGTAATATAATAATCATTTGTAACGTTTCAATAGACATACCGGTTAAAATACCAAAAGCTACATTAAACCTCTTTTCCGGGAAACGCCGAGCCAGGATTCCAGCAATTAATCCCTCAACAGTTGTTGAAATACCACAAGCCACCGCCGTAAAGCCGCCCAACCAGGCCCGGTGTACCCCAGCAATTAAACCTGCCAGTAAACCTATGGTAGGTCCTCCTATTATCCCGGCAATAGCAGGCCCTACTACTCGGGAGTTGGCAATAGCCCCTTTAATTGGTATCCCCCAATAAGTCCCGATAATCCCAAAAAGGCCAAAACCAATTATTAAGCCAATTTTTTGCCTTAAAGTTAAATCCTGCTTGATAACGTTACGAAAAAGTTTGGTTTTTGAAATAAAAAAGGCTAGTGTAATAATTACACTTAACCTTTCAATCAGGTTTATAAAAAGTTCACTCATTCAAACCACCCTCTAATGAAAAAGAGGCGGCAAAACCCACCTCTTTTTAATATTATGCTTCTTTTTTCTTAAAAGTATTGCTTTCCCCGCACTGAGGGCATTTTTTTGGCTTACACCGGGTTTCTTTTTCGTAACCGCATTTTTCGCAAACAAATACCGCCATTTTTTAACCCTCCATTTTCATTTTTAATAACTATTACTATTATAACAAAAGATTTTTTCTTGAAAAGACTTTATTTGTTATTCCTGTAAAAAAGGATTATGCTTTTTTTCATACCCCACCGTAGTCTCCGGACCGTGTCCGGGAAGAACCCGGATAGAATCGGGTAGAGTAAAAATTTTCTCCCGAATAGATTTTAATAATTTTTCCCAGGAGCCACCGGGGAAATCTACGCGGCCCACTGAACCAAAAAATAAAGTATCTCCGGAAAACAGGATACCATCGCCATATAAAGAAATACTACCCAGGGTATGGCCGGGAGTATGGAGCACCTTTAGCTTTTCCTCGCCAAATATTATCTCATCCCCGTCTACCACTTCCTGATCTGCCGGCGCCAACTTCACCGCTCCTCCTAAAAATCGAGATAAATTTTTATTTGGGTCAGTCAGCAT
This window harbors:
- a CDS encoding carbon starvation CstA family protein is translated as MSALELIIVAALILVLAYRFYGSFLAAKVLTLDEMRKTPAEKYNDGKDYVPMNKWVAFGHHFAAIAGAGPLVGPVLAAQFGYLPGTLWILIGSVLAGAVHDMVVLFASIRHGGKSLSEIAKKEVGPVAGVATGIAVFFLIILTMAGLGLVVVNALFKNPWGVFTIVMTIPIAIFIGLYMHKIRPGKIGEASLIGVILILLAVFLGPYVKESFLAPYLTLSDKTLEILLPIYGFLAAALPVWLLLAPRDYLSSYMKIGTILALALGIIIVNPQIQMPAFTKFIHGGGPIIGGKVWPFISITIACGAISGFHALISSGTTPKMIANERDIKIVGYGAMLTEAFVALMALIAATTLMPGDYFAINTKPEIFQTLNMPVVHLPELSKLVGENVAGRPGGAVSLAVGMANIFSGIPGLRHLMAYWYQFAIMFEALFILTTIDAGTRVARYIAQDLLGMIYEPIKESKSTVLAVVLSAFVSFAWGYLIYGGDIKTIWPVFGVANQTIGVVALSIGTSMILQKSQKRIYALTTFLPMTFLFVTVMDAGITNLTKTYLPQGQMVPAVLVAIMLALAIIVMINSVFKWLSILSKPHQSEVVVEN
- a CDS encoding LytR/AlgR family response regulator transcription factor, yielding MITAVVVDDEPLARQELKYLLEETERVEVIGEADSGEELFEVLKYRQPDVVFLDIEMYGLNGLDIALELLKEKDPPLIVFATAYDQYAVKAFELNALDYLLKPFSAERVKLTLEKIEEKLRNKEKYSQKMWNSLQAIAPSQKVFIQTADKILPLKREEIYFVEAQGRYAKIRLKSTWIFCRHSLSELEEILGEKNFIKVHKSFLVNFEQIKEIIPVFGGGIILRMGDEGASEVPVGRTFLKSFKEKIGLNL
- a CDS encoding sensor histidine kinase; amino-acid sequence: MSELFINLIERLSVIITLAFFISKTKLFRNVIKQDLTLRQKIGLIIGFGLFGIIGTYWGIPIKGAIANSRVVGPAIAGIIGGPTIGLLAGLIAGVHRAWLGGFTAVACGISTTVEGLIAGILARRFPEKRFNVAFGILTGMSIETLQMIIILLLARPFDDAFSLVKIIGLPMILVNGIGIGVFLLILESTVKEKEHIGAVYAEKALNIANLTLPILREGLNMKTAAEVARIILNKTDADAVALTDKSIILAHVGSGEDHHLSGTSIKTTATAKALNNGVLTVVLNKEAIGCSNSGCKLASAVIAPLFIKNEVVGALKLYYNKPDKIGEFTIIFIEGLSRLISTQLELSMLESQAKLLARAELKALQAQINPHFLFNSLNTIVALCRINPDQARELIIKLSEYFRRNLREWEPLIPLAEELKNVELYLTFEKARFSNKLLVDLNIDDKVKEVLVPPFAVETLVENAVKHGILPKKGGLIQINAKLQDKKAVIEVVDNGIGLSEDAKIGVGLSNLKERLRNLFREEGQFYLSSKEDGGTISRLIIPLLSKEALR
- a CDS encoding RCKP-type rubredoxin-like domain-containing protein yields the protein MAVFVCEKCGYEKETRCKPKKCPQCGESNTFKKKEA
- a CDS encoding MBL fold metallo-hydrolase, with product MQIKTLMVGVIAANCHIVWCEKTSEAVAIDPGGDGDKLLKFIEQNGLKLKYIVLTHGHGDHIAAVDEVRKNTGAKVLIHPKDAPMLTDPNKNLSRFLGGAVKLAPADQEVVDGDEIIFGEEKLKVLHTPGHTLGSISLYGDGILFSGDTLFFGSVGRVDFPGGSWEKLLKSIREKIFTLPDSIRVLPGHGPETTVGYEKKHNPFLQE